The following coding sequences are from one Triticum dicoccoides isolate Atlit2015 ecotype Zavitan unplaced genomic scaffold, WEW_v2.0 scaffold167440, whole genome shotgun sequence window:
- the LOC119344388 gene encoding zinc finger protein ZAT12-like, with protein MMKRFAFEEREMARVMLLVSREQAMPVPGCGDRAPERAFVCKTCDRVFPSFQALGGHRASHKKPRLDGDGDFKPKMHGCSICGLEFAVGQALGGHMRRHRAMVAGGHGITAVRPAITTNNPSDSSNAVVVVGSAGGIKRGLWLDLNQPPCDDVCGSDAEHGECGHDAAAAGYTFHQFLDAGTMPVDCVGY; from the coding sequence ATGATGAAGAGGTTTGCGTTCGAGGAGAGGGAGATGGCGCGCGTGATGCTACTCGTGTCGCGGGAGCAGGCGATGCCGGTGCCCGGGTGCGGTGACCGCGCTCCAGAGCGCGCGTTCGTGTGCAAGACGTGCGACCGCGTGTTCCCGTCGTTCCAGGCGCTGGGCGGGCACCGTGCCAGCCACAAGAAGCCACGGCTAGATGGCGACGGCGATTTCAAGCCCAAGATGCATGGCTGCTCCATCTGCGGCCTTGAGTTCGCCGTCGGCCAGGCGCTCGGCGGCCACATGAGGCGTCACCGTGCCATGGTTGCTGGAGGCCATGGCATCACGGCGGTACGGCCGGCGATAACGACCAACAACCCTAGTGACAGTAGCAATGCCGTTGTGGTTGTTGGCAGCGCAGGCGGCATCAAGCGCGGGCTGTGGCTCGACCTGAACCAACCGCCGTGTGACGATGTGTGTGGCAGCGACGCCGAGCACGGCGAGTGTGGCCATGACGCCGCCGCCGCTGGGTACACGTTCCACCAGTTCTTGGATGCAGGCACCATGCCGGTGGACTGCGTCGGCTACTAG